One Amaranthus tricolor cultivar Red isolate AtriRed21 chromosome 10, ASM2621246v1, whole genome shotgun sequence genomic window carries:
- the LOC130825258 gene encoding U-box domain-containing protein 14-like isoform X2 encodes MTWMTWVTKHAVQREKISAKFLYVTGQIEEALSKVSYNKLDLSEEVLEQIGLVHIQFQRAKTRTESSDLQLEMDITVVQEEPEPDAVVLKRLSQSLNLLTMEDLRTESKAFHEIIITSSSNLGDSFEKMSTIFKKLNDYLLTVNPEVDMYDVDKGMIKHRSPVIPDDFRCPISLELMKDPVIVSTGQTYERSCIQKWLDAGHKTCPKTQQTLLHTALTPNYVLKSLITLWCESNGLELPRTKGKGTNRKTGSSASNCDKAAIGSLLKKLANGNIEEKRAAAGELRLLGKRNADNRVCIAEAGAIPLLVELLSSPDSRTQEHAVTALLNLSINDTNKSIIVNAGAIQDVVEVLKNGSMEARENAAATLFSLSVVDENKVAIGAAGAIPALIDLLIHGTPRGKKDAATAIFNLSIYQGNKVRAVRAGIVDPLMRFLKEFDGGMVDEALAILAVIAGHPEGKISIGQTEPIPHLIELIRTGSPRNRENAAAVIWSLCMGDVKHLKLAKELNAEQAFRELSENGTDRAKRKALSLLECLERVEDADDQK; translated from the exons ATGACTTGGATGACATGGGTGACGAAGCAT GCTGTGCAGAGGGAGAAAATCTCAGCAAAGTTTCTTTACGTAACAGGACAAATTGAAGAAGCACTTTCAAAGGTTTCTTATAATAAGCTTGATTTGTCTGAGGAAGTTCTTGAGCAG ATCGGCCTTGTTCATATACAATTTCAACGTGCAAAAACTAGAACAGAATCATCTGATCTGCAATTGGAGATGGACATAACGGTAGTGCAGGAAGAACCGGAGCCTGATGCTGTAGTTCTTAAAAGATTATCACAGAGCCTTAACCTTTTGACTATGGAGGATCTGAGAACTGAATCGAAAGCCTTTCATGAAATAATCATCACAAGCAGTAGTAATCTTGGTGATTCATTTGAAAAGATGTCCACTATTTTTAAGAAGCTTAATGACTATCTACTTACTGTAAACCCAGAAGTTGACATGTATGATGTTGATAAGGGCATGATAAAGCACAGATCTCCTGTTATACCAGATGATTTCCGCTGCCCTATTTCACTCGAGCTAATGAAAGATCCTGTTATTGTGTCTACAGGACAG ACGTATGAAAGATCGTGCATCCAGAAATGGCTGGATGCAGGTCACAAGACATGTCCCAAGACTCAACAAACACTTCTGCATACAGCATTAACACCAAATTATGTTCTGAAGAGTCTGATTACTTTGTGGTGCGAGAGTAATGGTCTGGAGTTGCCTAGGACAAAAGGAAAAGGTACAAACAGGAAAACTGGAAGTTCTGCTTCCAACTGTGACAAAGCAGCCATTGGTTCATTGTTGAAGAAGCTAGCCAATGGAAACATAGAAGAGAAACGGGCTGCTGCTGGGGAGCTACGGCTGCTCGGAAAAAGAAATGCAGACAACAGGGTGTGTATTGCTGAGGCAGGAGCTATACCACTTCTAGTAGAACTACTATCTTCACCTGATTCTCGGACTCAAGAACATGCTGTAACAGCACTTCTTAATCTTTCCATCAATGACACGAACAAGAGCATTATTGTGAATGCTGGCGCTATTCAAGATGTCGTAGAAGTCCTGAAGAACGGTAGCATGGAGGCAAGAGAAAATGCAGCGGCTACACTGTTCAGCTTATCAGTTGTGGATGAGAACAAAGTGGCTATAGGAGCAGCTGGGGCAATTCCAGCTCTAATTGATTTACTAATTCATGGTACTCCAAGAGGAAAGAAAGATGCTGCTACTGCAATATTCAACCTTTCAATTTACCAAGGCAACAAAGTGCGGGCTGTGAGAGCTGGGATTGTCGATCCTTTGATGAGATttctcaaagaatttgatggtGGTATGGTCGACGAGGCACTAGCAATACTAGCTGTCATCGCAGGCCATCCTGAGGGAAAAATTTCAATTGGACAGACTGAGCCGATTCCTCACTTAATCGAGTTAATAAGAACTGGATCGCCTCGTAACAGAGAGAATGCCGCTGCTGTAATTTGGTCACTTTGCATGGGTGATGTCAAGCATTTGAAACTAGCAAAGGAACTGAATGCCGAACAAGCATTTCGTGAACTTTCAGAGAATGGCACTGATAGGGCCAAGCGAAAAGCTTTGAGTCTTTTAGAGTGCCTAGAGCGAGTCGAAGACGCTGATGACCAAAAATAA
- the LOC130825258 gene encoding U-box domain-containing protein 14-like isoform X1 has translation MNPNENSSKGSAIVKITQIIQIIKEFSSLPECKNSSKRMYSNLVRRVKLLSPLFEELVDREDHELELIPVDQFLAFQSLLAALISAKDLLRWVLESSKLYQAVQREKISAKFLYVTGQIEEALSKVSYNKLDLSEEVLEQIGLVHIQFQRAKTRTESSDLQLEMDITVVQEEPEPDAVVLKRLSQSLNLLTMEDLRTESKAFHEIIITSSSNLGDSFEKMSTIFKKLNDYLLTVNPEVDMYDVDKGMIKHRSPVIPDDFRCPISLELMKDPVIVSTGQTYERSCIQKWLDAGHKTCPKTQQTLLHTALTPNYVLKSLITLWCESNGLELPRTKGKGTNRKTGSSASNCDKAAIGSLLKKLANGNIEEKRAAAGELRLLGKRNADNRVCIAEAGAIPLLVELLSSPDSRTQEHAVTALLNLSINDTNKSIIVNAGAIQDVVEVLKNGSMEARENAAATLFSLSVVDENKVAIGAAGAIPALIDLLIHGTPRGKKDAATAIFNLSIYQGNKVRAVRAGIVDPLMRFLKEFDGGMVDEALAILAVIAGHPEGKISIGQTEPIPHLIELIRTGSPRNRENAAAVIWSLCMGDVKHLKLAKELNAEQAFRELSENGTDRAKRKALSLLECLERVEDADDQK, from the exons ATGAATCCAAACGAAAATTCATCAAAAGGTAGTGCAATTGTAAAAATTACCCAAATCATCCAGATAATCAAAGAATTCTCTTCATTGCCTGAGTGTAAAAATAGTTCTAAGCGAATGTACTCCAATTTGGTGCGGAGAGTGAAGCTTCTGAGTCCTCTCTTTGAGGAATTGGTGGATAGAGAGGATCATGAACTGGAATTGATACCTGTTGATCAGTTTCTAGCTTTTCAGTCTCTTCTAGCTGCCCTAATTTCTGCCAAAGATCTTCTTAGATGGGTTTTGGAATCAAGTAAACTTTATCAG GCTGTGCAGAGGGAGAAAATCTCAGCAAAGTTTCTTTACGTAACAGGACAAATTGAAGAAGCACTTTCAAAGGTTTCTTATAATAAGCTTGATTTGTCTGAGGAAGTTCTTGAGCAG ATCGGCCTTGTTCATATACAATTTCAACGTGCAAAAACTAGAACAGAATCATCTGATCTGCAATTGGAGATGGACATAACGGTAGTGCAGGAAGAACCGGAGCCTGATGCTGTAGTTCTTAAAAGATTATCACAGAGCCTTAACCTTTTGACTATGGAGGATCTGAGAACTGAATCGAAAGCCTTTCATGAAATAATCATCACAAGCAGTAGTAATCTTGGTGATTCATTTGAAAAGATGTCCACTATTTTTAAGAAGCTTAATGACTATCTACTTACTGTAAACCCAGAAGTTGACATGTATGATGTTGATAAGGGCATGATAAAGCACAGATCTCCTGTTATACCAGATGATTTCCGCTGCCCTATTTCACTCGAGCTAATGAAAGATCCTGTTATTGTGTCTACAGGACAG ACGTATGAAAGATCGTGCATCCAGAAATGGCTGGATGCAGGTCACAAGACATGTCCCAAGACTCAACAAACACTTCTGCATACAGCATTAACACCAAATTATGTTCTGAAGAGTCTGATTACTTTGTGGTGCGAGAGTAATGGTCTGGAGTTGCCTAGGACAAAAGGAAAAGGTACAAACAGGAAAACTGGAAGTTCTGCTTCCAACTGTGACAAAGCAGCCATTGGTTCATTGTTGAAGAAGCTAGCCAATGGAAACATAGAAGAGAAACGGGCTGCTGCTGGGGAGCTACGGCTGCTCGGAAAAAGAAATGCAGACAACAGGGTGTGTATTGCTGAGGCAGGAGCTATACCACTTCTAGTAGAACTACTATCTTCACCTGATTCTCGGACTCAAGAACATGCTGTAACAGCACTTCTTAATCTTTCCATCAATGACACGAACAAGAGCATTATTGTGAATGCTGGCGCTATTCAAGATGTCGTAGAAGTCCTGAAGAACGGTAGCATGGAGGCAAGAGAAAATGCAGCGGCTACACTGTTCAGCTTATCAGTTGTGGATGAGAACAAAGTGGCTATAGGAGCAGCTGGGGCAATTCCAGCTCTAATTGATTTACTAATTCATGGTACTCCAAGAGGAAAGAAAGATGCTGCTACTGCAATATTCAACCTTTCAATTTACCAAGGCAACAAAGTGCGGGCTGTGAGAGCTGGGATTGTCGATCCTTTGATGAGATttctcaaagaatttgatggtGGTATGGTCGACGAGGCACTAGCAATACTAGCTGTCATCGCAGGCCATCCTGAGGGAAAAATTTCAATTGGACAGACTGAGCCGATTCCTCACTTAATCGAGTTAATAAGAACTGGATCGCCTCGTAACAGAGAGAATGCCGCTGCTGTAATTTGGTCACTTTGCATGGGTGATGTCAAGCATTTGAAACTAGCAAAGGAACTGAATGCCGAACAAGCATTTCGTGAACTTTCAGAGAATGGCACTGATAGGGCCAAGCGAAAAGCTTTGAGTCTTTTAGAGTGCCTAGAGCGAGTCGAAGACGCTGATGACCAAAAATAA
- the LOC130825259 gene encoding folate-biopterin transporter 1, chloroplastic, whose translation MLISILPPPITPQFSICSLSKNHPRKILLVAKSSRRKYRRKLLEGDMSVSIAMPHRRDKDDEPFLASVNDSREGNFLTTDVENESFTTSKIPVKRKSKSNSWFRLFGVDMSPDTIAVAMVYFVQGVLGLSRLAVSFYLKDDLHLDPAETAVISGFSSIPWLVKPLYGFISDSMPLFGYRRRSYLVLSGLLGAFSWTLMSTIVDSKYSAAFCILLGSLSVAFSDVVVDSMVVERARGESQSLSGSLQSLCWGSSAFGGIVSAYFSGSLVDAYGVRFVFGVTALLPLITSAVAVLVKEQRVIGPVWNYNRSSESINLLESFSQSVVQLWEAVKQPNVYYPTLFVFLWQATPQSDSAMFYFTTNKLGFTPEFLGRVKLVTSIASLLGVGLYNGFLKKVSLRRIFLATTISGTVLGMTQVLLVTGLNRLLGISDEWFAMGDSLILTVLAQISFMPILVLAAKLCPEGVEATLFATLMSISNAGSVLGGLIGAGLTQVFGVTKDRFDNLAALIILCNLSSLFPLPLLGLLPSDDFEGKTNEEGDIEMKSN comes from the exons ATGTTAATCTCTATCTTACCACCACCAATAACTCCACAATTTTCGATTTGTTCCCTCTCTAAAAATCACCCAAGGAAAATTTTACTGGTCGCCAAATCTTCTCGCCGGAAATATCGCCGGAAACTTCTAGAAGGTGATATGTCAGTCTCCATTGCTATGCCGCATCGCCGTGATAAAGATGACGAGCCGTTTCTTGCTTCTGTAAATG ACTCTAGAGAAGGAAATTTCTTAACAACTGATGTGGAGAATGAGTCATTCACTACGAGTAAAATTCCAGTCAAGCGCAAGAGTAAATCTAATAGCTGGTTTAGATTATTTGGTGTGGACATGTCACCAGATACAATTGCCGTTGCTATGGTTTACTTTGTTCAGGGTGTTTTAGGCCTATCAAGACTTGCTGTGAGTTTTTATTTGAAAGATGATTTGCATCTAGATCCAGCAGAG ACAGCTGTGATATCTGGATTCTCTTCAATTCCATGGCTTGTCAAACCACTTTACGGATTTATAAG TGACTCTATGCCTCTTTTTGGGTACCGGAGAAGGTCATATTTAGTACTATCAGGGCTTCTTGGTGCATTTTCATGGACATTGATGTCTACTATTGTTGACAGCAAATATAGTGCTGCTTTCTGCATACTTCTTGGATCTCTTTCAGTTGCTTTCTCTGACGTT GTTGTAGATTCCATGGTTGTAGAAAGAGCTCGTGGTGAGTCACAAAGTCTTTCAGGTTCTCTTCAGTCATTATGTTGGGGATCTTCAGCGTTTGGTGGTATTGTGAGTGCCTATTTTAGTGGCTCTTTGGTGGATGCTTATGGTGTAAG ATTTGTTTTCGGCGTCACTGCATTGCTTCCTTTAATCACATCTGCAGTTGCTGTTCTGGTTAAAGAACAACGTGTCATTGGGCCTGTGTGGAACTACAATCGTAGTTCTGAAAGCATCAATTTACTGGAAAGCTTCAGCCAGAGTGTTGTCCAGTTGTGGGAAGCTGTCAAGCAGCCAAATGTATACTATCCaaccttgtttgtttttctGTGGCAGGCAACACCGCAGTCAGATTCTGCCATGTTCTACTTTAC AACAAATAAACTTGGCTTTACCCCTGAATTTCTTGGACGGGTAAAACTTGTAACTTCTATTGCATCACTGCTTGGAGTTGGACTCTATAATGGATTTTTGAAGAAAGTTAGTCTGAGGAGGATATTTTTGGCAACAACTATTTCTGGAACTGTTCTTGGAATGACACAG GTTCTACTTGTAACGGGATTGAATCGTCTATTAGGTATCAGTGATGAGTGGTTTGCTATGGGAGATTCCTTGATCCTCACTGTTCTTGCCCAG ATTTCATTTATGCCTATCCTTGTTTTAGCTGCAAAATTATGTCCAGAAGGGGTGGAAGCAACTCTCTTTGCTACATTAATGTCTATATCAAATGCTGGAAGTGTATTAGGAGGCTTGATTGGTGCTGGCTTGACCCAAGTCTTTGGTGTCACCAAAGACAGATTTGATAATTTGGCTGCCCTCATTATTCTATGCAACCTCAGCTCATTGTTTCCGTTGCCGCTGCTTGGCCTTCTCCCTTCAGATGATTTCGAGGGGAAAACGAATGAAGAGGGTGACATTGAAATGAAGTCGAATTGA